A single Egibacteraceae bacterium DNA region contains:
- the hisD gene encoding histidinol dehydrogenase, with product MIPVVDLRGGRPCPAEGLRAGGGVAGRVRETVADILAAVRAEGDAAVRRHTAALDGYDGEVREVGRQEVTDAVAQLDPALRGALERAADQVRWFHERARPGDWSDVRDGAVMGVRHSPLRRVGAYVPGGLAPLLSTAVMTIVPARVAGVEEVVLASPPDADGRIAPSILAASAIAGGADRIFAIGGAQAVAALAYGTATVPRCDKVVGPGNAYVAEAKQQVAAEGACAIDLLAGTTEVAIIADATADPRHVAADLVAQAEHDPLATAIAITPDPQLAERILAALEDEVAVARHVERIRAALSGQGAILLVDDLDHAVAVADAFAAEHLEVQTRDAQAVADRIRAAGAIFVGGHTPVSLGDYAAGPNHTLPTGGTARFTGGLRTDDFLVPINWVSYDADTLASLAPVVEALGAAEDLPAHARAVRVRLEGG from the coding sequence ATGATCCCCGTTGTCGATCTGCGCGGCGGGCGGCCCTGTCCTGCCGAAGGCCTGCGCGCCGGTGGTGGCGTCGCCGGGCGCGTCCGCGAGACCGTCGCCGACATCCTCGCCGCCGTGCGCGCCGAGGGGGACGCGGCCGTGCGGCGCCACACCGCCGCGCTCGACGGCTACGACGGCGAAGTCCGCGAGGTGGGACGCCAGGAGGTGACGGACGCCGTAGCCCAGCTCGATCCCGCGCTGCGGGGTGCGCTGGAGCGCGCCGCGGACCAGGTGCGCTGGTTCCACGAGCGCGCCCGTCCCGGGGACTGGTCCGACGTGCGCGACGGGGCGGTCATGGGCGTGCGGCACAGCCCCCTGCGCCGCGTCGGCGCCTACGTGCCGGGCGGGCTCGCACCGCTGCTGTCGACGGCGGTCATGACCATCGTCCCGGCCCGCGTCGCCGGCGTCGAGGAAGTCGTGCTCGCCTCGCCGCCCGACGCCGACGGGCGGATCGCGCCGAGCATCCTCGCGGCTTCCGCGATCGCGGGCGGCGCCGACCGGATCTTCGCGATCGGGGGGGCGCAGGCCGTCGCCGCGCTCGCATACGGCACGGCCACCGTGCCGCGCTGCGACAAGGTCGTCGGGCCCGGCAACGCCTACGTGGCCGAGGCGAAGCAGCAGGTCGCCGCCGAGGGCGCCTGCGCGATCGACCTCCTCGCGGGGACGACGGAGGTGGCGATCATCGCTGACGCCACCGCCGACCCCCGCCACGTCGCCGCCGACCTCGTCGCGCAGGCGGAGCACGACCCGCTGGCCACGGCGATCGCCATCACCCCCGACCCGCAGCTGGCCGAGCGCATCCTCGCGGCCCTCGAGGACGAGGTCGCGGTTGCCCGCCACGTCGAGCGCATCCGCGCGGCGCTGTCTGGCCAGGGCGCCATCCTGCTCGTGGACGACCTCGACCACGCCGTGGCGGTGGCGGACGCCTTCGCCGCGGAGCACCTCGAGGTGCAGACCCGCGACGCACAGGCGGTCGCCGACCGGATCCGGGCGGCGGGCGCGATCTTCGTCGGCGGCCACACCCCCGTGTCGCTCGGCGACTACGCGGCCGGCCCGAACCACACGCTGCCGACGGGGGGGACGGCGCGCTTCACCGGCGGCCTGCGGACCGACGACTTCCTCGTCCCGATCAACTGGGTGTCCTACGACGCGGACACGCTCGCGAGCCTGGCTCCCGTCGTCGAGGCGCTCGGGGCCGCCGAGGACCTCCCCGCGCACGCCCGGGCGGTGCGCGTCCGGCTCGAGGGGGGTTGA